In one window of Psychrobacter sp. P2G3 DNA:
- a CDS encoding MATE family efflux transporter, whose translation MVLPLSFIDFKSYSLRLGVLALPILITQFCQAALGVVDSIMAGRVSALDLAAVAVGAGIWLPLFLLATGILIATTPLIGEAIGQNKHSQVPHITQQSIWTASVIGLCGFIIVNLMPNVLSIMGVPENIQPIATQYLHGVSFGFPALAIYAVLRSYCEALGRPEPVTVISIIGLLADIPLNYIFIHGLFGMPEMGGAGCGVATALVLWINVLLLGAYTTFSKRQQFASTRFFYSFTAPNREQITKLLKLGIPIGLSIFFEASLFSLGALVISPLGELATASHQVALSVTSQLFMIPISVAMALTIMVSNRFGEKNLLALRHVQATGLIWTVLIALVCMLGIWLFRPQLAAAFTDNLELRAQAMHLLIFALAYQLFDGWQVNVAGILRGMQDTTIPMWVTLFCYWVVALPLGVYLVRFTDVGAQGFWMALITGLFLSSILLTLRLRYQQKRLTAMWA comes from the coding sequence ATGGTTTTGCCATTATCCTTTATAGATTTTAAAAGCTACAGCTTACGTTTAGGCGTGCTGGCGCTACCGATTTTGATTACCCAATTTTGCCAAGCCGCACTGGGTGTCGTTGACTCCATTATGGCGGGACGCGTCTCAGCGCTCGATTTGGCTGCTGTCGCTGTTGGCGCTGGTATTTGGCTACCGCTGTTCTTATTGGCAACAGGTATTTTAATCGCCACCACTCCTCTAATTGGGGAAGCGATAGGGCAAAACAAACACAGCCAAGTCCCACATATCACTCAGCAGTCGATATGGACGGCTAGTGTTATCGGTCTTTGCGGTTTTATTATCGTTAATTTGATGCCAAATGTCCTAAGTATAATGGGCGTCCCCGAAAATATCCAACCGATAGCTACTCAATATCTGCATGGCGTTTCTTTTGGCTTCCCTGCCCTTGCCATTTATGCTGTGTTGCGTAGTTACTGCGAGGCGCTCGGTCGACCTGAACCAGTCACAGTTATTAGTATCATCGGCCTATTAGCAGATATTCCGCTCAACTATATCTTTATCCACGGGCTATTTGGTATGCCAGAGATGGGCGGTGCGGGTTGCGGAGTTGCAACGGCATTAGTACTATGGATTAACGTGCTACTTTTAGGCGCTTATACTACTTTTTCTAAACGTCAGCAATTTGCTAGCACGCGCTTTTTTTATAGCTTTACGGCTCCCAATCGTGAGCAAATAACTAAACTACTTAAGCTTGGTATTCCAATTGGTCTCTCCATCTTCTTTGAGGCCAGCTTATTTAGCTTAGGCGCATTGGTTATCAGTCCATTAGGTGAATTAGCCACAGCGTCACATCAAGTCGCTCTATCGGTAACCTCACAGCTATTTATGATTCCTATATCGGTTGCGATGGCATTGACTATTATGGTCTCTAATCGCTTTGGCGAAAAGAATCTGCTGGCTTTACGCCATGTTCAAGCAACGGGACTTATTTGGACAGTGCTGATCGCCCTTGTCTGTATGCTTGGAATATGGCTGTTCAGACCACAGCTGGCAGCAGCATTTACGGACAATCTTGAGTTACGAGCGCAGGCCATGCACCTGTTAATCTTTGCGTTGGCTTATCAACTTTTTGATGGCTGGCAGGTCAACGTAGCTGGTATATTACGCGGAATGCAAGATACAACGATACCGATGTGGGTAACGCTTTTCTGCTATTGGGTAGTCGCTTTGCCACTGGGGGTTTACCTAGTGCGTTTTACAGATGTTGGTGCACAAGGGTTTTGGATGGCATTGATTACTGGTTTATTCCTATCTTCCATTCTACTCACCCTGCGCTTACGCTACCAACAAAAACGCTTAACGGCAATGTGGGCTTAA
- a CDS encoding EVE domain-containing protein → MAYWLMKSNPSFFGIEDLQRLGTECWDGVRNYRARNFMRDDMKVGDKVFFYHSSAKPSGVAGIMTVSQAGYPDPTQFHPEHRHYDPIATEEEPRWYMVDVTFEQAFKETLPLSELKFIPTLEDSLLLRKGCEQLTVIPLEPKHWQAIIDMAETLELVPDSNECE, encoded by the coding sequence ATGGCATATTGGCTAATGAAGTCTAATCCAAGCTTTTTTGGAATTGAAGACCTACAACGTTTGGGCACAGAATGTTGGGACGGCGTGCGCAACTACCGCGCTCGTAACTTTATGCGCGATGATATGAAGGTAGGTGATAAAGTGTTTTTTTATCATTCAAGCGCAAAACCATCTGGCGTCGCTGGCATCATGACTGTAAGCCAAGCTGGTTACCCTGATCCTACCCAGTTTCATCCTGAACATCGGCATTACGACCCCATCGCAACCGAAGAAGAACCACGCTGGTATATGGTCGATGTGACTTTTGAACAAGCTTTTAAAGAAACCTTACCACTATCTGAACTGAAATTTATCCCTACACTTGAGGATTCATTACTACTTAGAAAGGGCTGCGAGCAATTGACAGTTATACCGCTTGAGCCCAAACACTGGCAGGCTATTATAGATATGGCGGAGACATTGGAGCTAGTGCCAGATAGTAATGAGTGCGAGTAA
- the hemW gene encoding radical SAM family heme chaperone HemW, with translation MSISEFDNITTPSNVTSTSCIEAIVIPLALYIHIPWCVKKCPYCDFNSHELGADVQLSMYDEYVDTLLLDAQMQQPLTQGRQISSIFIGGGTPSLLPIVQYQRLFAGLRACFEFADDIEVTMEANPGTLEHAPFAEYLKVGINRLSIGVQSFAADKLQTLGRIHDPKQATAAIHAARAAGFERVNVDLMHGLPQQSLSEALYDIQTAHDAGATHISWYQLTIEPNTVFYRSQPILPDEDSLADIEDAGQALLQRLGYDNYEVSAWAGESDKPCRHNVNYWQFGDYLAIGAGAHGKITINDGSLDNSVSGLSKDNETLLEAGIYRFSKSRSPKDYMTYQDTPKMVNWLPIADDELVSEFMLNALRLHEGVTWSLFESRTGLSYESIALQVNKLVEQGLLMNNTELLQPTLLGRRYLNQILHAFL, from the coding sequence ATGTCCATATCTGAGTTCGATAATATTACAACGCCATCTAATGTTACGAGTACTTCTTGTATAGAAGCAATAGTCATACCGTTGGCGCTATACATTCATATTCCGTGGTGTGTGAAAAAATGCCCTTATTGTGATTTTAACTCGCACGAGTTGGGCGCTGATGTACAGTTATCAATGTATGATGAGTACGTAGATACGCTCTTGCTAGATGCGCAGATGCAGCAGCCTCTAACTCAAGGACGCCAGATTAGCTCAATATTTATTGGTGGTGGTACACCGTCATTATTACCGATTGTACAGTATCAACGTTTATTTGCCGGTTTACGAGCCTGCTTTGAATTTGCGGATGATATTGAAGTTACCATGGAGGCGAATCCTGGAACTTTGGAACATGCGCCATTCGCTGAGTATCTAAAAGTAGGTATTAATCGCTTATCTATTGGGGTACAGAGCTTCGCTGCTGATAAGTTGCAAACACTTGGACGTATTCACGATCCTAAGCAGGCAACAGCAGCTATTCATGCTGCGCGCGCTGCTGGTTTTGAGCGGGTAAATGTAGACTTAATGCATGGTTTGCCGCAGCAGTCACTCAGCGAGGCATTATATGATATCCAAACAGCGCACGATGCTGGCGCAACGCACATCTCTTGGTATCAGCTGACAATTGAGCCAAATACCGTATTCTATCGCAGTCAGCCTATCCTACCTGATGAAGATAGCTTGGCTGATATTGAGGATGCAGGGCAGGCGCTGCTACAGCGTCTGGGTTATGATAACTATGAAGTATCAGCATGGGCAGGTGAGTCAGATAAGCCATGTCGACATAATGTCAATTACTGGCAGTTTGGCGATTATTTAGCAATTGGTGCTGGCGCGCACGGTAAAATAACCATAAATGATGGTTCGTTAGATAACAGTGTGTCAGGTTTATCAAAAGATAATGAGACGCTCTTAGAAGCAGGTATTTACCGTTTTAGCAAATCACGCTCTCCGAAAGACTATATGACTTATCAAGATACCCCAAAAATGGTCAATTGGCTGCCAATTGCTGATGATGAGTTGGTCAGTGAGTTTATGCTTAATGCGCTACGTTTACATGAAGGAGTGACATGGTCGCTATTTGAATCGAGAACAGGACTGAGCTATGAGAGCATAGCGCTGCAAGTGAATAAGCTAGTCGAGCAAGGCTTATTAATGAATAATACTGAGCTGTTACAACCAACTTTATTAGGTCGTCGCTATTTAAATCAGATATTGCACGCATTTTTATAA
- a CDS encoding entericidin A/B family lipoprotein, producing the protein MKKVIIASLTAMFVLTGCNTFKGLGQDVSSAGNAVSGSAQEVQNKI; encoded by the coding sequence ATGAAAAAAGTAATTATCGCATCATTGACCGCTATGTTTGTATTAACTGGTTGCAACACTTTCAAAGGTCTAGGCCAAGACGTATCAAGTGCTGGTAACGCTGTTAGTGGTAGTGCTCAAGAAGTTCAAAACAAAATCTAA
- a CDS encoding tRNA (cytidine(34)-2'-O)-methyltransferase codes for MTIHIVLVAPKMPSNTGNIIRLCANSGAQLHLVQPLGFELDDKKLRRAGLDYHEYAHLQVHADWSAAKQALLESGCRAITALTTKLSKPFYDYNFMAQTNTNTDNTPAVAPSVALVFGSETAGLADDIREDIGVDNWLRLPMLPDSRSLNLSNSVAICLYEVWRQQGFNGDEGRSIGYETLTVYDPK; via the coding sequence ATGACCATTCATATTGTGCTAGTAGCGCCCAAAATGCCTAGCAATACTGGCAATATTATTCGTTTATGTGCCAATAGTGGCGCGCAGTTGCATTTGGTGCAACCGTTAGGCTTTGAGCTGGATGATAAAAAGTTGCGACGTGCTGGATTGGATTATCATGAATACGCACACCTGCAAGTACACGCTGATTGGTCGGCAGCGAAGCAGGCGTTACTTGAGTCAGGTTGCCGAGCAATCACAGCGTTGACGACTAAACTTAGTAAACCATTTTATGATTATAATTTCATGGCGCAAACAAATACTAATACCGACAATACACCAGCGGTAGCGCCTAGCGTAGCACTGGTTTTTGGTTCTGAAACTGCAGGTCTAGCGGATGATATACGTGAAGATATTGGTGTTGATAACTGGTTAAGATTGCCAATGTTGCCCGACTCCCGCAGTCTTAACTTGTCTAATAGTGTGGCAATATGCCTCTATGAGGTATGGCGGCAGCAAGGCTTTAATGGCGATGAAGGTCGCAGTATTGGCTATGAGACCCTCACTGTCTATGATCCAAAATAG
- a CDS encoding TusE/DsrC/DsvC family sulfur relay protein: MTVSNITISNIALDQDGHLCDHSIWTSDIAQQLADTLDVNLNDEHIAILQQVRAFFAKFNHSPATRPLIKWLQKTLPDHDISNQKLQQLFHTGLVARHVNRLAGLPKPPNCL, encoded by the coding sequence ATGACTGTATCTAATATTACTATATCTAACATCGCTCTAGATCAAGACGGTCATCTTTGTGACCATAGCATCTGGACATCTGATATCGCTCAACAACTGGCAGATACATTAGATGTAAATCTAAATGACGAGCATATTGCCATCCTACAACAGGTACGTGCTTTTTTTGCTAAGTTCAATCACTCGCCAGCTACCCGTCCATTAATTAAATGGTTGCAGAAGACTTTGCCTGATCACGATATCAGCAACCAAAAACTGCAGCAATTATTTCATACTGGTTTAGTCGCCCGTCATGTCAATCGCTTGGCTGGCCTACCAAAGCCGCCTAACTGTTTATAA
- the tusD gene encoding sulfurtransferase complex subunit TusD: protein MTMPTINKPTPLLLLTTDPSQPLAQLALRYARALLEQVKLQQIQPADKNNEQEVVENDTQSLNVFFYADAAHMANRLRWQSADQTDLTQEWQALAKQYQLSLPVCVSTALSRGISDNDNSARHQLNGENIADGFHLVGLSELAMMMQGNCRLIQF, encoded by the coding sequence ATGACCATGCCTACAATTAACAAACCGACCCCGCTACTCCTACTTACTACTGATCCGAGCCAGCCGCTTGCTCAGTTGGCGCTGCGTTATGCCCGTGCCCTTTTAGAACAAGTAAAGCTGCAACAAATACAACCTGCTGATAAGAATAATGAGCAGGAAGTCGTTGAAAACGATACGCAGTCGTTAAATGTCTTTTTTTATGCTGATGCGGCGCATATGGCCAATCGTTTACGCTGGCAGTCAGCCGACCAGACCGACTTAACTCAAGAATGGCAAGCGCTTGCTAAGCAATACCAGCTCTCGCTACCTGTATGCGTCAGCACCGCGCTTAGTCGCGGTATTAGTGATAACGATAACAGCGCACGCCATCAGCTGAATGGTGAAAATATCGCCGATGGCTTTCATTTAGTTGGACTTAGCGAGCTTGCGATGATGATGCAAGGCAACTGCCGTCTAATACAGTTTTAA
- the glnE gene encoding bifunctional [glutamate--ammonia ligase]-adenylyl-L-tyrosine phosphorylase/[glutamate--ammonia-ligase] adenylyltransferase, whose amino-acid sequence MSPAMPSNKSNNQGYQPTPEQIQVLSTASAFAYQIWESRTISCQTFLRSYSLNQTLTRQQIDDLIQDYTLDDNYQLGDETTVMRGLRNLRNLLMMRWIWQDALGMIELEQLTDELSELADGCILFAKDYTYQHLVAQYGQPTFIDAKGVKHMDDMAIMAMGKLGAHELNLSSDIDLIFVHQARGETDGDKAQGTRSIDNKRFMTRLGQGIIKLLDNCTADGFVFRVDMRLRPWGDGSDLAIHLSALQKYFANHGRAWERFAWLKARVVGQITPPFYDELQSLIKPFVFRYYVDYSAFSALREMKSLIQNQVAQREDLDNIKLGAGGIRDIEFIVQAFQLIYGGRHPQLQVKSCLQAMEALCELEYLEPPTYEQLQAAYRFLRRLEHGIQAINDQQTQRLPHDLQWQHNLAITLGFENWEALLTTLNHHRDNVNVPFERMVTERQVPAQEDNKLEPVNLDEQIAKLDTVLTEQNRAKLETFWQSKMVANLSDEARTRLDDAYPVIIHALLAHQEQQQLANSALPRLIALLEAICRRSIYLVMIAENPNATVELIPMLSASPWIANELARYPVLLDTFLQQRYRHLPDKLELHDILRQRLLRVEPDDEEELLSVLRLFKKNQVLAVAASDVLAERPIMKVSDSLTYIAAVVLEAALERAFAELVKRYGYPIAQNGDPVTEADCGFAIIGYGKLGGLELSYSSDLDLVFLHKIKEQGMTTGEKSVSGMKFAARLAQKLMTYLNTQTRDGRAYEIDMRLRPSGNAGMMVVSCHAFETYQREKAWAWEHQALVRARAICGDKRVTALFCDIRRTILSLPRTLDEVRTEVTSMRIKMQKHLGTSQWQQQAGKFHLKQDAGGIIDIEFLAQFAVLAYSHEYPSLTKWSDNVRIFEEVALLGIWEEQVCQDLTDAYLRIRAATHQLALAEQSLLVDESLWTETRALVQAQWQHLMGVPPREEK is encoded by the coding sequence ATGTCACCAGCTATGCCATCTAATAAATCTAATAACCAAGGTTATCAGCCCACACCCGAACAGATACAAGTCTTAAGCACTGCAAGTGCTTTTGCCTATCAGATTTGGGAAAGTCGAACGATCTCTTGCCAGACGTTTTTGCGCAGTTATTCACTTAATCAAACGTTGACGCGTCAGCAGATAGATGACCTTATTCAGGATTATACTTTAGATGATAACTATCAGCTTGGTGATGAAACAACAGTGATGAGAGGTCTGCGCAATCTGCGAAATCTATTAATGATGCGCTGGATTTGGCAAGATGCATTGGGAATGATTGAGCTTGAGCAGTTGACTGATGAGCTTTCTGAGCTTGCTGACGGCTGTATTCTATTTGCCAAGGATTATACTTATCAGCATCTAGTCGCCCAATATGGTCAACCGACTTTTATTGATGCAAAAGGTGTAAAGCACATGGACGATATGGCAATTATGGCCATGGGTAAGCTTGGCGCGCATGAACTAAATTTATCGAGCGATATTGATTTAATATTCGTCCATCAAGCACGTGGCGAGACTGATGGAGATAAGGCACAGGGCACGCGAAGTATTGATAATAAGCGCTTTATGACCCGTCTTGGTCAAGGCATTATTAAGCTCTTGGATAATTGTACGGCAGATGGTTTTGTGTTCCGAGTAGATATGCGTTTGCGTCCATGGGGTGATGGTAGTGATTTGGCTATTCATCTGTCAGCATTACAAAAGTATTTCGCCAATCATGGTCGGGCATGGGAACGTTTTGCTTGGCTAAAAGCACGCGTAGTTGGTCAGATTACGCCACCGTTTTATGACGAGCTACAATCGCTCATCAAGCCATTCGTTTTTCGGTATTACGTTGATTATAGTGCCTTTTCAGCGCTGCGTGAGATGAAGTCGCTCATTCAAAACCAAGTCGCACAGCGAGAAGACTTAGATAATATTAAGCTTGGTGCCGGTGGTATTCGTGATATCGAGTTTATTGTACAAGCCTTTCAGCTTATTTATGGCGGTCGTCATCCACAACTGCAGGTTAAGTCCTGCCTGCAAGCAATGGAGGCACTATGTGAGCTTGAATATCTTGAGCCTCCTACCTATGAGCAGCTACAGGCGGCTTATCGGTTTTTACGTCGACTTGAGCATGGCATCCAAGCGATTAATGATCAGCAGACCCAGCGCCTGCCACATGATCTACAGTGGCAGCACAATTTGGCCATTACTTTAGGCTTTGAGAATTGGGAAGCATTATTAACAACGCTTAATCATCATCGAGACAATGTAAACGTACCATTTGAACGTATGGTAACTGAACGACAAGTACCAGCTCAAGAAGATAATAAGCTTGAGCCTGTTAATCTTGATGAACAAATTGCAAAGCTTGACACGGTATTGACAGAACAGAACCGCGCAAAACTAGAAACTTTCTGGCAATCGAAAATGGTAGCCAACCTAAGCGATGAAGCTAGAACGCGTCTAGATGATGCTTATCCAGTAATCATTCATGCTTTGCTTGCGCATCAAGAACAACAGCAGTTGGCCAATAGCGCACTACCGCGCCTGATCGCTTTGCTTGAGGCAATTTGTCGGCGCTCAATCTATCTAGTAATGATTGCAGAAAACCCTAATGCCACGGTTGAGTTGATTCCGATGTTGTCTGCCAGCCCTTGGATTGCCAATGAGCTGGCACGTTATCCTGTGTTACTTGATACCTTTTTACAGCAGCGCTATCGTCATCTGCCGGACAAGCTAGAGCTACACGACATCTTGCGTCAGCGTCTTTTGCGAGTAGAGCCTGATGACGAAGAAGAGTTGCTTAGTGTGTTGCGTTTGTTTAAAAAGAACCAAGTACTGGCCGTTGCGGCTAGTGACGTCTTGGCTGAACGGCCCATTATGAAAGTATCAGACTCCTTGACCTACATTGCAGCCGTTGTGCTAGAAGCCGCACTTGAACGTGCTTTTGCAGAATTGGTCAAGCGTTATGGTTATCCTATCGCTCAAAACGGTGATCCAGTAACCGAAGCGGATTGTGGTTTTGCTATTATTGGTTATGGTAAGCTTGGTGGCCTTGAGCTGTCTTATTCCTCTGATTTAGATTTGGTGTTTTTACACAAGATAAAAGAGCAGGGAATGACGACTGGTGAAAAGTCAGTAAGCGGGATGAAGTTCGCCGCACGCCTGGCTCAAAAGCTCATGACTTATCTCAATACGCAAACGCGTGATGGACGCGCTTATGAGATTGATATGCGTCTGCGACCATCGGGTAATGCAGGTATGATGGTGGTTTCTTGTCATGCCTTTGAGACTTATCAGCGTGAAAAAGCATGGGCTTGGGAGCATCAAGCATTGGTTCGAGCACGGGCAATATGTGGCGACAAACGTGTAACGGCACTTTTCTGTGATATTCGCCGTACAATATTATCACTGCCACGTACGCTTGATGAAGTGCGTACAGAAGTAACAAGTATGCGCATCAAGATGCAAAAGCATCTAGGTACTAGTCAGTGGCAGCAGCAAGCAGGCAAGTTCCATCTCAAGCAAGACGCTGGTGGCATCATTGATATTGAGTTTTTAGCGCAATTTGCGGTACTCGCGTATTCGCATGAGTATCCAAGCCTGACTAAGTGGAGCGACAACGTGCGTATCTTTGAAGAGGTCGCGCTGCTTGGCATTTGGGAGGAGCAAGTCTGTCAAGATTTGACAGATGCTTATTTGCGTATTCGCGCTGCCACCCATCAGTTAGCATTGGCTGAGCAATCATTGTTGGTGGATGAGTCATTGTGGACAGAGACGCGTGCGCTGGTGCAAGCTCAGTGGCAACATCTTATGGGTGTTCCCCCAAGAGAAGAGAAATAA
- a CDS encoding branched-chain amino acid transaminase, whose translation MNMATQEGKLWMNGTMVEQPDAKVHVLTHSLHYGMAVFEGVRAYQTADKRTAIFRLKDHTDRLLGSAKIFQMDVPFDAATLEQAHKDVVKQNNLAEAYIRPLIWVGAEKLGLSSHGNSINAMVAAWHWGAYLGDEGIQNGIRVKTSSYTHHLPNVTMCKAKASSNYPVSIMANQEVTRNGYDEAILMDPQGYVCQGAGENLFLVKNGELHTPDLAGGALDGITRRTIIQFAADLGIKVTERRITRDEFYLADEIFMTGTAAEVTPIREYDDRTIGNGGRGEITEKLQSLYFDVVHGRNEKYMDWLDFID comes from the coding sequence ATGAATATGGCAACACAGGAAGGCAAGCTTTGGATGAATGGCACAATGGTTGAACAGCCCGATGCCAAAGTTCATGTACTTACCCATAGTTTGCATTATGGTATGGCTGTGTTTGAAGGCGTACGTGCCTACCAGACCGCTGACAAGCGCACGGCGATTTTCCGTTTAAAAGACCATACCGACCGTCTGCTAGGTTCTGCAAAAATCTTCCAAATGGACGTACCTTTTGATGCCGCTACTTTAGAACAAGCGCATAAAGATGTAGTTAAACAAAATAACTTAGCAGAAGCTTATATTCGTCCACTTATTTGGGTTGGCGCAGAAAAGCTAGGTCTATCTTCGCATGGCAACAGTATCAATGCGATGGTTGCTGCTTGGCATTGGGGCGCTTATTTGGGCGACGAAGGTATCCAAAACGGTATCCGCGTCAAGACATCATCGTACACACATCACTTGCCTAATGTCACGATGTGCAAAGCAAAAGCCTCTAGTAACTATCCAGTATCTATTATGGCAAACCAAGAGGTTACTCGTAATGGTTACGACGAAGCTATCTTGATGGATCCGCAAGGCTATGTCTGTCAAGGTGCAGGTGAGAACTTGTTTTTGGTTAAGAATGGTGAGTTACATACTCCAGATCTAGCTGGTGGTGCACTTGACGGTATCACTCGTCGCACTATTATTCAGTTCGCTGCTGACCTAGGTATTAAAGTTACTGAACGTCGTATCACTCGTGATGAATTCTATTTAGCAGATGAAATCTTTATGACGGGCACAGCTGCTGAAGTAACACCTATCCGTGAATATGATGATCGTACTATTGGTAACGGCGGCCGCGGTGAGATCACCGAAAAGCTACAATCCTTATATTTTGATGTGGTGCATGGTCGTAATGAAAAATATATGGATTGGTTAGACTTTATTGATTAA
- a CDS encoding glycosyltransferase produces the protein MLSELSINDSNKPTNILFIYHRIDGIGGIETRWIDEFQYLNKYNYQVYLLTNKRAFDPNIAKLFNTCHFTTVDIESVSLATDFIKLVDHVVDTIESHDIELLSIHMLDLFACAAVMAAQLCRIPVISTVHGTPDIYRAPFNRLFIQSLTGNSFSLSVSVSKHLEGIYFSQAPLIKVIPNLINLNEYRHQTSEITPAWLLISRISAEKYESILRFLQAANSCNIANIDIAGGGDPLELRKRINALDIKTQVRFLGEVRDIAELIPGYLGVAGMGRVAIEGLACQKPVCIISPEGSLIGLVTTYNFTRLKNYNFTGKGLVAIDNQELSKQLERHTPENSQHLYQKLKHELSIDNWDKYIELYKKITFIDNQALESLYHKLAYFAVTLSRPFEKDEFFWHLFYETLIEYKLDNIKEMYHYYENSIGLNSDYPNPYKTNKKIKWREKFK, from the coding sequence ATGTTATCTGAATTGTCTATTAATGACTCTAATAAACCCACCAACATTCTTTTCATTTATCACCGCATTGATGGTATTGGTGGTATTGAGACTCGCTGGATAGATGAATTTCAATATTTAAATAAATACAATTATCAGGTCTACTTGCTAACCAACAAGAGAGCTTTTGATCCGAATATTGCTAAGCTATTCAATACCTGTCATTTTACTACAGTTGATATAGAAAGCGTGTCTTTAGCGACTGACTTCATCAAACTGGTCGATCATGTTGTTGATACTATCGAGAGTCATGATATTGAATTACTGAGCATACATATGCTTGATTTGTTTGCCTGTGCAGCTGTAATGGCCGCTCAACTTTGTCGTATCCCTGTCATCTCTACTGTTCATGGAACACCAGATATATACCGCGCACCATTTAATCGGTTATTTATTCAGAGTCTAACAGGTAATAGTTTCAGTTTATCAGTCAGTGTCTCTAAACACTTAGAAGGTATATATTTCTCTCAAGCACCTTTGATTAAAGTAATTCCCAACTTAATTAATTTAAATGAATATCGACATCAAACAAGTGAAATAACACCAGCTTGGCTATTAATAAGTCGTATAAGTGCTGAAAAGTACGAGTCAATTTTACGTTTTTTGCAAGCAGCAAATAGTTGTAATATAGCTAATATTGACATCGCAGGCGGCGGTGATCCATTAGAATTACGCAAACGTATCAATGCTCTTGATATCAAAACTCAAGTAAGGTTTTTAGGTGAAGTTAGAGATATAGCGGAACTGATACCAGGGTATTTAGGTGTTGCTGGAATGGGGCGTGTCGCTATAGAAGGCTTAGCTTGTCAAAAGCCAGTGTGTATTATTTCTCCTGAAGGCAGTTTAATCGGCTTAGTGACTACATATAACTTTACACGTCTTAAAAATTACAATTTCACTGGCAAAGGACTTGTAGCAATTGACAATCAAGAGCTATCCAAACAGCTCGAACGTCACACTCCTGAGAATAGTCAACACCTCTATCAAAAATTAAAACATGAGCTTTCTATCGATAATTGGGATAAATACATTGAGCTGTATAAAAAAATAACTTTTATAGACAATCAAGCTTTAGAATCTCTTTATCATAAGCTTGCTTACTTTGCAGTTACCCTTTCACGTCCATTTGAAAAAGATGAGTTTTTTTGGCATTTGTTTTATGAGACTTTGATCGAATATAAGTTAGATAATATCAAAGAAATGTACCATTATTATGAAAATAGTATCGGGCTTAATAGTGACTACCCTAATCCTTATAAAACAAATAAAAAAATAAAATGGCGAGAAAAGTTTAAGTAG